A genomic region of Oncorhynchus mykiss isolate Arlee chromosome 4, USDA_OmykA_1.1, whole genome shotgun sequence contains the following coding sequences:
- the LOC110522352 gene encoding pre-mRNA-splicing regulator WTAP, giving the protein MTNEEPLPKKVRLSESDMKTLTREELCVRWKQHEAYVQVLEVKYADLNSNDVTGLKESEEKLKQQQQEASRRENILVMRLATKEQEMQECTTQIQYLKQVQQPSAAQLRSSMVDPAINLFFLKMKGELEQTKDKLEQAQNELSAWKFTPDSQTGKKLMAKCRMLIQENQELGRQLSQGRIAQLEAELALQKKYSEELKSSQDELNDFIIQLDEEVEGMQSTILVLQQQLRETRLQLSQNPAQAASVGAGPSRTSPSSSSAEPPSQAEQTFTPSVQPGKDCERVSNGPSNCSSSSQRGAAATPSLYREVSSTEEDFPPSPMVSSPGEGETKLSNHSEAAGGLTSDGAGGFGSQLSAGYESVDSPTGSETSLTQHSNDTDSNTDPHEEKAVPVVKGNRTAGLRHAQNGLDSNGGAVL; this is encoded by the exons ATGACGAATGAGGAACCCCTTCcaaagaag GTTCGCCTCAGTGAATCTGACATGAAGACCCTGACCCGAGAGGAACTGTGTGTGAG GTGGAAACAACATGAAGCCTATGTCCAGGTCCTGGAGGTGAAATATGCTGATCTGAATT CGAATGATGTGACAGGGCTGAAGGAGTCTGAGGAGAAgctgaagcagcagcagcaggaggcgTCACGCAGGGAGAACATCCTGGTCATGCGGCTCGCCACTAAGGAGCAGGAAATGCAAGAGTGTACA ACCCAGATCCAGTACCTCAAGCAAGTCCAGCAGCCCAGTGCAGCCCAACTGCGGTCGTCCATGGTAGACCCGGCCATAAACTTATTTTTCCTCAAAATGAAGGGCGAACTGGAACAGACTAAAGACAAACTGGAGCAGGCCCAAAATGAACTGAGTGCCTGGAAATTTACACCAGATAG CCAGACGGGGAAGAAGCTCATGGCCAAGTGCCGGATGCTGATCCAGGagaaccaggagctggggaggcAGCTGTCCCAAGGACGTATCGCCCAGCTGGAGGCAGAGCTGGCCTTGCAGAAGAAGTACAGTGAGGAGCTGAAGAGCAGCCAGGATG AGTTGAACGATTTCATCATCCAGCTGGATGAGGAGGTAGAGGGCATGCAGAGCACCATCCTGGTCCTCCAGCAGCAGCTCAGGGAGACCCGTCTGCAGCTCTCCCAGAACCCAGCTCAGGCTGCCTCTGTTGGGGCAGGGCCCAGCAGGACTTCACCCTCCAGCTCCTCTGCCGAGCCCCCCAGCCAGGCCGAGCAGACCTTCACCCCCTCCGTCCAGCCAGGGAAAGACTGCGAGAGGGTCTCCAACGGACCTAGCAACTGTAGCTCGTCCTCCCAGAGGGGCGCAGCAGCCACCCCCAGCCTGTACCGTGAGGTCAGCAGCACAGAGGAAGACTTTCCTCCGTCTCCCATGGTTTCCAGCCCCGGCGAGGGCGAGACTAAACTCTCCAACCACTCAGAGGCGGCGGGGGGCCTTACTAGTGACGGTGCAGGGGGTTTCGGGAGCCAGCTGAGTGCAGGGTACGAGAGCGTGGACTCCCCTACTGGCAGCGAGACGTCCCTGACGCAGCACTCAAATGACACAGACTCCAACACCGACCCCCATGAGGAAAAGGCTGTTCCAGTCGTCAAGGGCAACAGGACTGCTGGGTTGCGGCATGCTCAGAACGGCCTGGACTCAAACGGGGGCGCAGTTTTGTAA
- the acat2 gene encoding acetyl-CoA acetyltransferase, cytosolic, translating into MNTESVVIVSAARTPIGSFNGSLSTVPLQDLCSVVIKDVLKRANLKPEAVSEVIMGHVLTAGHGQNPARQASVAAGIPYPVPAWSCQMVCGSGLKAVCLGVQSIQTGESTVVVAGGMESMSRAPHTVQMRAGVKMGDTTMQDSIIADGLTDAFHCYHMGITAENVAKQWGVSREAQDQFAAQSQNRTEAAQKAGHFDQEIVPVMVPSRKGPVEVKADEFPRHGSNMEAMTKLRPCFLKDGSGTVTPGNASGINDGAAATVLMSQSEAQKRGLKPMARITSWAQAGLDPAIMGTGPIPAIRKAVAKAGWQLDQVDLFEINEAFAAQSIAVVKELGLNPDKVNVTGGAISLGHPIGMSGCRVLVTLLHALQRTGGQRGVASLCIGGGMGIAMCVERV; encoded by the exons ATGAACACTGAGTCTGTTGTCATCGTTTCTGCTGCAAGGACCCCCATTG GGTCTTTCAATGGTTCTCTGTCAACTGTGCCCCTCCAAGATCTGTGCTCTGTGGTGATCAAGGATGTCCTGAAGAGAGCCAACCTTAAGCCTGAGGCGGTGTCTGAGGTCATCATGGGGCACGTTCTGACAGCAG gtCATGGGCAGAACCCAGCCCGTCAGGCCAGTGTTGCGGCAGGTATCCCCTACCCAGTGCCTGCCTGGAGCTGCCAGATGGTGTGTGGATCTGGGCTGAAGGCAGTGTGTCTGGGCGTTCAGTCCATCCAGACTGGAGAGTCAACCGTGGTGGTGGCTGGAGGCATGGAGAGCATGAGCCGG GCTCCCCACACAGTGCAGATGCGGGCTGGAGTAAAGATGGGTGACACCACCATGCAGGATTCTATCATCGCTGATGGACTGACTGATGCTTTCCACTGCTACCACATGGGCATCACAG CTGAGAATGTGGCTAAGCAGTGGGGTGTGAGTCGCGAGGCTCAGGACCAGTTTGCCGCCCAATCCCAGAACAGGACCGAGGCTGCCCAGAAAGCAGGACATTTCGATCAGGAGATTGTTCCGGTCATGGTGCCGTCCAGAAAAG GCCCAGTGGAGGTGAAAGCAGACGAGTTTCCTCGCCATGGCAGTAACATGGAAGCCATGACTAAACTCAGGCCCTGCTTCCTAAAGGACGGCAGCGGCACCGTCACCCCCGGCAACGCGTCAG GTATAAATGATGGAGCTGCAGCAACTGTTCTAATGAGCCAATCAGAAGCGCAGAAGCGAGGCCTCAAGCCAATGGCCAGAATCACCTCCTGGGCTCAAGCCGGCCTTGACCCGGCAATCATGGGAACTGGGCCTATCCCAGCCATCAGGAAAGCG GTTGCGAAAGCCGGTTGGCAGCTGGATCAAGTGGACCTGTTTGAGATAAATGAAGCGTTCGCTGCCCAGTCCATCGCTGTAGTGAAAGAGCTTGGACTCAACCCAGATAAG GTGAATGTGACTGGAGGTGCCATCTCCCTGGGACACCCCATAGGCATGTCTGGCTGCCGGGTTCTGGTGACCCTACTGCACGCGCTCCAGAGGACTGGTGGTCAGAGGGGTGTGGCTTCTCTCTGCATTGGGGGAGGGATGGGCATTGCCATGTGTGTAGAAAGGGTGTGA